In Candidatus Desulfofervidus auxilii, one genomic interval encodes:
- a CDS encoding universal stress protein → MLTKILFPTDFSAQAERLIEALPAFQKVGTQEIVLIHVVNPVIASDWPNLNTNFLLELQNNALTILNKWAEKLEQDGFTVQRKIELGNPFKEILRVAEETQAKLIVMGAHGKGFVQGLILGSVTNRILKNSPIPVLVYKLKVIEVFDKPTFNFVTERLFEKILFPTDWSPCAMAAIPYLIQFKSGGVQEIIACRIVDEDKVRDVSEEKLAQILEENEKNLVKLKHNLEAQDFKIKPILRVGKPALEINRIADQEGVSLIVMGYHGRGFFKGMFLGSVSTKVLELSKQPILFVREE, encoded by the coding sequence ATGTTAACAAAAATCCTTTTCCCCACAGATTTTTCAGCACAGGCAGAGAGGTTGATAGAAGCTCTGCCTGCCTTTCAGAAAGTAGGCACACAGGAAATTGTCCTTATTCATGTGGTAAACCCAGTAATTGCTTCAGATTGGCCTAATTTAAATACAAATTTCCTCCTTGAGCTTCAAAACAATGCTTTGACTATTCTGAACAAGTGGGCAGAAAAACTTGAGCAAGATGGTTTTACTGTCCAAAGGAAAATAGAATTAGGCAACCCATTTAAAGAAATCTTAAGGGTGGCTGAAGAAACTCAAGCAAAATTGATTGTCATGGGAGCTCATGGCAAGGGTTTTGTGCAGGGTCTTATCTTAGGTAGTGTAACCAATAGGATATTAAAAAATAGCCCAATTCCAGTATTAGTGTATAAATTAAAAGTCATAGAAGTCTTTGACAAACCTACCTTTAATTTTGTAACTGAGCGTCTATTTGAAAAAATCCTCTTTCCTACAGATTGGTCCCCTTGTGCCATGGCTGCTATCCCTTACTTAATTCAGTTCAAATCAGGAGGAGTGCAAGAAATAATTGCCTGCCGCATTGTGGATGAAGATAAGGTAAGGGATGTCTCAGAAGAAAAATTAGCCCAGATTTTAGAAGAAAACGAAAAGAATCTCGTTAAATTAAAGCACAATTTAGAAGCCCAAGATTTTAAAATTAAGCCCATTTTAAGAGTAGGGAAACCTGCCTTAGAAATCAATCGCATTGCTGACCAGGAGGGTGTCTCTCTTATTGTTATGGGCTATCATGGAAGAGGCTTTTTTAAAGGGATGTTCTTGGGAAGTGTTTCAACTAAGGTCTTAGAACTTAGCAAACAGCCTATTTTGTTTGTTAGAGAAGAATGA
- the qrcA gene encoding menaquinone reductase multiheme cytochrome c subunit QrcA, whose translation MSEEKERKGGWGALIVGFIISFLVGWFFFGNHFAVPPLYGKKTQPVSFNHNVHVKQAEMACEDCHYLKPNGKWSGVPKLAKCVECHEEPQGETKEEAHFIKKFVETQKEIPWLIYSKQPKNVFFSHAAHLKIAGFKCRRCHGEMGYNDKPPVYVYSKLSKYPQHTVIVMEKCMRCHKKFDAPNYCFTCHK comes from the coding sequence ATGTCTGAAGAAAAGGAAAGAAAGGGAGGTTGGGGGGCACTTATAGTAGGCTTTATTATCTCGTTCTTAGTAGGATGGTTCTTTTTTGGTAACCATTTTGCGGTTCCCCCTCTTTATGGGAAAAAAACTCAGCCTGTTTCTTTCAATCACAATGTCCATGTAAAGCAAGCGGAAATGGCTTGTGAAGATTGCCATTATTTAAAACCCAATGGAAAATGGTCAGGTGTGCCTAAATTAGCTAAATGTGTAGAATGTCATGAGGAACCTCAGGGGGAAACTAAGGAAGAGGCCCATTTTATTAAAAAATTTGTAGAGACACAAAAGGAAATTCCTTGGCTTATCTATTCTAAACAACCAAAGAATGTATTTTTTTCGCATGCCGCCCACTTAAAAATAGCTGGTTTTAAATGTAGAAGGTGTCATGGTGAAATGGGTTATAATGATAAACCACCAGTATATGTGTATTCAAAACTCTCTAAATATCCTCAACACACAGTAATTGTAATGGAAAAGTGTATGAGATGCCATAAAAAATTTGATGCCCCAAATTATTGTTTTACTTGTCATAAATAG
- a CDS encoding transposase, with protein RFKNERQLAIYCGVACIDDESGKHKRTRVVYKANKICKATMIEIAGCTIRYVSESATYYAKKRTEGKEHNHALRCLARQLIKVIFKMLKEDRDYILKEEMEKAA; from the coding sequence AGATTTAAAAACGAGAGGCAACTTGCGATCTATTGTGGTGTAGCCTGTATAGATGATGAGTCTGGTAAACACAAAAGGACAAGAGTTGTATATAAGGCTAATAAGATATGTAAAGCAACTATGATTGAAATTGCGGGCTGCACAATTCGGTATGTTTCAGAATCCGCTACTTACTATGCTAAAAAACGGACTGAAGGGAAAGAGCATAACCATGCCTTGCGCTGCCTTGCTAGACAATTGATAAAAGTTATTTTTAAGATGTTAAAAGAAGATCGAGACTATATCTTAAAGGAGGAAATGGAGAAGGCTGCTTAA
- the qrcD gene encoding menaquinone reductase integral membrane subunit QrcD — protein sequence MDAALIPPGVKRCGFKKFIIWVSFWGLVVLWGLYGLALCWGKGLNQTNMNNYYGFALWIWADLGVIALGAGAFFSGFLRYIVGIDKLKNIINMAVVVGWLCYGSALLILAIDVGQPLRAWHIFWYPNVHSMLTEVAFCISTYFLVLCIEYLPLVLENIQLQKNKFIHIFSHNLHEYMVIFAAVGTFLSFFHQGSLGGVPGVLYSRPFTFREGFFVWPWTFFLFILSAIAAGPSFTLLCTWILQKVTKRKLVKYDVLELLGKISGILLCVYLVFKSWDTLYWATYILPQKGMTITELYQGWFGPYGMWWLVAELGIFGIVPALILICPALRKKEFWLILGAFFNCIGILINRFVFTVVAWGIPTYPFDKWVLYSPSWQEVATTVMPVALGVIVVSLSYRYLPVFPQERELNP from the coding sequence ATGGATGCTGCCTTAATTCCGCCAGGAGTAAAGAGGTGTGGTTTTAAGAAGTTTATTATTTGGGTCTCCTTTTGGGGATTAGTAGTCCTATGGGGACTCTATGGCCTGGCCCTTTGTTGGGGTAAAGGGCTGAATCAGACCAATATGAACAACTACTATGGATTTGCTCTTTGGATTTGGGCAGATTTAGGGGTGATTGCTTTAGGGGCAGGTGCCTTCTTCTCTGGTTTCTTGAGATATATAGTAGGTATAGATAAATTAAAAAATATTATCAATATGGCGGTAGTGGTTGGCTGGCTGTGTTATGGTAGTGCTTTGTTAATTTTAGCCATTGATGTAGGCCAACCATTAAGGGCTTGGCACATATTTTGGTACCCTAATGTTCACTCTATGTTAACAGAAGTGGCCTTTTGTATTAGTACCTATTTTTTAGTCCTTTGTATTGAGTATTTACCCCTTGTTTTGGAAAATATTCAGTTACAAAAAAATAAGTTTATTCATATTTTTAGTCATAATTTACACGAATACATGGTAATTTTTGCGGCTGTAGGAACCTTTCTGTCTTTCTTTCATCAAGGCTCTTTGGGAGGTGTGCCTGGTGTTCTTTATAGCCGGCCATTTACCTTTAGAGAAGGTTTCTTTGTCTGGCCTTGGACATTTTTCTTATTTATCCTCTCAGCCATTGCTGCAGGTCCTTCTTTTACCTTACTTTGCACTTGGATTTTGCAAAAGGTAACTAAAAGGAAGTTAGTGAAATATGATGTATTAGAACTCTTAGGTAAGATTTCAGGTATTTTACTTTGTGTATATTTAGTTTTCAAATCTTGGGATACCTTGTATTGGGCAACCTATATCTTACCTCAAAAAGGTATGACCATAACCGAACTTTATCAAGGATGGTTTGGTCCTTATGGAATGTGGTGGTTAGTAGCTGAATTAGGTATTTTTGGAATTGTTCCTGCCTTAATTTTGATTTGTCCTGCCCTAAGAAAAAAGGAATTCTGGTTGATTTTAGGTGCCTTTTTTAACTGCATTGGTATTTTAATTAACCGTTTTGTGTTTACTGTTGTAGCCTGGGGTATTCCTACTTATCCCTTTGATAAATGGGTATTGTATTCACCCAGTTGGCAAGAAGTGGCTACTACCGTTATGCCAGTGGCTCTAGGAGTAATTGTAGTCTCTCTCTCTTATCGTTATCTGCCAGTTTTTCCTCAAGAAAGAGAACTCAACCCTTAA
- a CDS encoding molybdopterin-containing oxidoreductase family protein — MLTRREFLQFVVGGALGAVFSPLPWRIADEMVLFSQRWTYQAPDGEESWTKALCQLCPGGCGLRVRKIDNRVVSVKGDLVNPINQGGLCPLGASSVQLLYGEKRRVRKPLKQENGRWKEIEWDEALDILAQKLREFREKRESYTLACIDGYGRGLMSDLIKRFCQSYGTPNYLKMPSADDASSLAMELMQGHKGHVGFDLENADYILSFGSQLLEGWSVPVRMQRVYANSLKTKAKIVQIEPRLSDTAAKAHELLPIKPGTEAALALGFAHIIIKEGIYNQDFVSNSTHSFDTFKELVLKEYSPKAVANITGVNINDIKRIAKEFAQAKSPLAIWEKGKGNIPCGLYEVMAIHALNALVGNINKKGGVICFNEIAETWWPELNLDTTATESLKMDRIDQVRSKKYSLATSMLHQFAFNLTTEPKYPINALLIFEANPCYAASQPDLFVKAVKKIPFVVVFSTFWTETAQQANLVLPTPFYLETWNGITTPKGWPYPIFGVSKPATQNLYDTKHPGDIILTISKKISDNTAQALPWGSFKEILKTVAKKIYDTGEGKLASSQVSALPRDFNTMWEKLSQGVWFNPEVKKVGFQTKTGKFEFLPSKFSALYLSQKASLPHYEAWELEGSLEEYPLTLISYETLMLTGGYIASSPYMMKALPPTLLKKNDLLVEIHPETAAKYKLAEGDKVRLKTPFGEAKVRAHIFEGIMPGLIAMPLGLGHSAYDEYLAGKGVNAHRLLGYTEEKISGIATWAMAKANLVKI, encoded by the coding sequence ATGTTGACAAGACGAGAATTTTTACAATTTGTGGTAGGTGGTGCTTTAGGAGCCGTTTTTTCTCCTTTACCCTGGAGAATAGCGGATGAAATGGTCTTATTTAGCCAGCGTTGGACCTACCAAGCCCCTGATGGAGAAGAATCTTGGACTAAGGCCTTGTGTCAGCTTTGCCCTGGGGGATGTGGATTAAGAGTGCGGAAGATCGATAATCGGGTAGTGAGTGTGAAAGGAGATTTGGTCAATCCCATAAATCAAGGTGGATTGTGTCCCTTGGGTGCATCTAGTGTCCAGCTCTTGTATGGAGAAAAAAGAAGAGTGAGGAAACCCCTTAAGCAGGAAAATGGAAGGTGGAAAGAGATAGAGTGGGATGAAGCGTTAGATATTTTAGCTCAAAAATTAAGAGAATTTCGTGAAAAGAGAGAAAGTTATACCTTAGCCTGTATAGATGGTTATGGTCGTGGTTTGATGTCAGATTTAATAAAAAGATTTTGTCAATCATATGGCACACCTAATTATTTAAAGATGCCTTCTGCAGACGATGCCTCTTCATTGGCGATGGAATTAATGCAAGGGCATAAGGGACATGTGGGATTTGATTTAGAAAATGCAGATTATATTCTTAGTTTTGGGAGCCAGTTATTAGAAGGCTGGAGTGTGCCGGTAAGGATGCAAAGAGTTTATGCTAATTCTCTTAAAACAAAGGCCAAGATAGTTCAGATAGAGCCACGTCTATCTGACACTGCTGCCAAGGCCCATGAATTATTACCTATTAAACCTGGTACCGAAGCAGCTCTGGCCTTAGGATTTGCCCATATAATCATTAAAGAAGGTATTTATAACCAGGATTTTGTTTCTAATTCAACTCATAGCTTTGATACCTTTAAAGAGTTGGTTTTAAAAGAATATTCCCCAAAAGCAGTAGCTAACATTACCGGTGTAAATATAAATGATATTAAAAGGATTGCTAAAGAATTTGCTCAAGCAAAAAGTCCATTGGCTATATGGGAAAAAGGAAAGGGGAATATACCTTGTGGCCTTTATGAAGTAATGGCTATTCATGCCCTCAATGCCTTAGTAGGAAATATTAATAAAAAGGGTGGAGTGATTTGCTTTAATGAAATTGCTGAAACCTGGTGGCCCGAATTAAATTTAGATACTACGGCTACAGAATCATTAAAAATGGACCGTATTGACCAGGTCAGAAGCAAGAAATATTCTCTAGCTACCAGTATGTTGCACCAATTTGCCTTTAATCTGACCACTGAGCCCAAATATCCTATAAATGCCTTATTAATCTTTGAAGCCAACCCTTGCTATGCAGCTTCTCAACCAGATTTGTTTGTGAAGGCAGTTAAAAAAATTCCCTTTGTAGTGGTCTTTAGCACTTTCTGGACTGAAACTGCCCAACAAGCAAACTTGGTTTTACCTACTCCTTTTTATCTGGAAACATGGAATGGAATTACTACCCCTAAAGGTTGGCCATATCCGATATTTGGTGTTTCTAAACCAGCAACTCAGAATTTATATGATACAAAACATCCAGGGGATATAATCCTTACTATAAGTAAAAAAATCAGTGATAATACCGCTCAAGCATTGCCATGGGGGAGCTTTAAAGAAATATTAAAGACAGTGGCCAAAAAGATTTATGACACAGGAGAAGGGAAATTAGCTTCATCCCAGGTTTCCGCACTACCTAGGGATTTTAACACCATGTGGGAAAAATTATCACAGGGAGTTTGGTTTAACCCTGAGGTTAAAAAAGTTGGTTTCCAAACAAAAACCGGCAAATTTGAATTCCTTCCTAGCAAATTTAGTGCTTTATATTTATCTCAAAAGGCCTCTTTACCTCATTATGAAGCTTGGGAATTGGAAGGTTCTTTAGAAGAATACCCACTCACTCTCATTTCTTACGAAACATTAATGCTTACAGGAGGATATATAGCTAGCTCTCCTTATATGATGAAGGCTCTACCTCCTACTCTATTGAAAAAGAATGATTTGTTAGTAGAAATTCATCCTGAAACTGCCGCTAAATATAAATTGGCTGAAGGAGATAAGGTGAGGCTTAAGACACCATTTGGTGAGGCAAAGGTGAGAGCGCATATTTTTGAGGGAATTATGCCTGGATTAATAGCTATGCCTTTAGGATTGGGGCATTCTGCCTATGATGAATATTTAGCAGGTAAAGGAGTAAATGCCCATCGGTTGTTAGGCTATACCGAAGAAAAAATTAGTGGTATAGCCACATGGGCCATGGCTAAAGCCAATCTGGTAAAAATATAA
- a CDS encoding HAD family hydrolase has translation MKLVFFDIDNTLLKSCKTHSLAFIKAIEQVYKVKLNWEEFKKYNLPGMTDQEIILSVLEKAGVPEKVIQEKLKVCMNKVAYFFSVLLLNEKLTLLPGVKMALEKFRKSGVFMGIVTGNLESIAWEKLKKTKIAEYFAIGAFGSDHKDRTTLVNLALKRAKNYFNHTFSLHSTYLIGDTPRDIIAGKTIGVKTIAVATGSCSRESLLQFRPDLVLNNLAESQFFDLVLN, from the coding sequence ATGAAATTGGTCTTTTTTGATATAGATAATACCTTATTGAAAAGTTGTAAGACTCATAGTTTAGCCTTTATCAAAGCCATTGAGCAGGTATATAAAGTAAAATTAAATTGGGAAGAATTTAAAAAATATAATCTTCCAGGAATGACTGATCAGGAAATTATTTTATCTGTGTTAGAAAAGGCTGGAGTGCCAGAAAAAGTTATTCAAGAGAAACTGAAGGTCTGTATGAATAAAGTGGCCTATTTTTTCTCTGTTTTATTGCTAAATGAAAAGTTAACTTTATTGCCAGGAGTAAAGATGGCTTTAGAAAAGTTCAGAAAATCTGGGGTTTTTATGGGTATTGTTACTGGGAATTTAGAATCCATTGCTTGGGAAAAGTTGAAAAAGACAAAAATTGCTGAATATTTTGCCATAGGTGCATTTGGAAGTGACCATAAGGATAGAACAACCCTGGTAAATTTGGCATTGAAACGAGCCAAAAATTATTTTAACCACACATTTTCTCTTCATTCTACCTATCTTATTGGAGATACCCCCCGTGATATTATTGCTGGTAAAACAATTGGAGTAAAAACCATTGCCGTAGCCACGGGGAGTTGTTCCAGAGAAAGCCTGCTTCAATTCCGGCCCGATTTGGTTTTAAATAACTTGGCAGAGAGCCAATTTTTTGATTTAGTCCTTAATTGA
- a CDS encoding 4Fe-4S dicluster domain-containing protein produces the protein MEHNHEHQGSHAEKYVMVIDIDKCTGCGACAIACSQENNIPVRTDETDKYLSLNWLVIYRITNGEPFPKTKVAYIPRPCMHCDHAICVHVCPAMATDKDAKGVVSQIYPRCFGCRYCMAACPYHARVFNWWDPKYPEGTERGFNPDVSTRMRGVVEKCNFCNHRYQRARDKAITEGRVILKEGEYVPACVEACPTKAMYFGNIKDPESKVAKLIKSPYAFRLLEKYGTHPSVYYLSKHEWVKRQTDWYLETQNKKQSHE, from the coding sequence ATGGAACACAATCATGAACATCAAGGTAGTCATGCAGAAAAATATGTAATGGTGATTGATATTGATAAATGCACTGGGTGTGGGGCTTGTGCTATTGCCTGTTCTCAGGAAAACAATATTCCTGTGAGGACAGATGAGACAGATAAATATCTAAGTTTGAATTGGCTGGTTATTTACCGTATTACTAATGGAGAACCGTTTCCCAAAACAAAGGTAGCTTATATCCCTAGACCATGTATGCATTGTGACCATGCTATCTGCGTTCATGTATGTCCAGCAATGGCCACTGACAAAGATGCAAAGGGAGTAGTAAGTCAAATTTATCCACGTTGCTTTGGCTGTCGGTACTGTATGGCTGCCTGTCCTTATCATGCACGGGTGTTCAATTGGTGGGATCCAAAGTATCCTGAAGGCACTGAGAGAGGTTTTAATCCTGATGTCTCCACCCGGATGAGGGGTGTAGTAGAAAAGTGCAATTTTTGTAATCATCGCTATCAAAGGGCTAGAGATAAAGCTATAACTGAGGGAAGAGTGATACTTAAAGAGGGTGAATATGTGCCTGCCTGTGTAGAAGCCTGTCCCACAAAGGCCATGTATTTTGGTAATATTAAGGACCCAGAAAGTAAAGTAGCAAAACTGATTAAAAGTCCTTATGCCTTTAGACTTTTAGAGAAATATGGCACCCACCCCAGTGTTTATTATTTAAGTAAGCATGAATGGGTAAAACGCCAGACAGATTGGTATTTAGAAACACAAAATAAAAAACAATCTCATGAATAA
- a CDS encoding DUF3373 family protein has translation MFLKKIYVFILTGLFFIIFLTSKALAAEDLEVDKLKQELKILKQQVIILQQKINELENKRIKKITEKTMNQDEKITKLEKKVNKLDKVGDTLKQLQEKTRVKLSGEIRFRFDSTIADTPANFVYPGQPKRGKHPVDWCSWPMRFRFQFESKVIPDHLDLYGRLTINKRFGKIMYFGVGSNPHDWYNAYAAHQGGDTTPRLENLYVIAKPPYFSKKLPIKLWFGRLPGYEGPPTRARNTIFPRLFVDSEIEGGLINLELPEFPFEKKLTKIQHKFLGEPTEPTKTEKERNLRKIARSKYFKKLKAQNELYIGYLKYADVGLTGPGGHFDDLLGINKGPDSNCFISQLQLKLTKDTQIFFNYTYMHSYYMPRYSFYITQGHNFRWDEAYVDELGNQLVIPYIKPKPYHLGGIWLDTQIWRFQVYGAYYWSHFAIAPHKHRWTFSEEGWAALQEQGINPEDYGYEKVGERTYEKKFKGDNYPGHAWFIGFNTGNLIHDKIVLWVDMTRGSKYWINPFNCKGYRRKGTVHYLSNNYFYNPNFSNDTIVAGYFPFSARVLDVCLTYYFHPRTYLLLGTMYFNFDAPRKRAEDFILGCSGRKSYWYPHIEWKIFF, from the coding sequence ATGTTTCTGAAAAAAATCTATGTCTTTATCTTAACAGGTCTATTCTTTATTATTTTTTTAACATCTAAGGCCTTGGCAGCAGAAGATTTAGAAGTGGATAAATTAAAACAGGAGTTAAAAATCCTAAAACAGCAAGTAATTATCTTACAACAGAAGATCAATGAACTGGAAAATAAAAGAATAAAAAAAATAACCGAAAAAACAATGAATCAGGATGAAAAAATAACTAAGTTGGAAAAGAAAGTGAACAAACTGGATAAAGTGGGAGATACCCTAAAACAACTGCAAGAGAAAACCAGAGTAAAACTTTCAGGTGAGATTCGTTTCCGTTTTGATAGCACCATTGCTGATACCCCTGCCAATTTCGTTTACCCAGGTCAACCAAAAAGAGGTAAACATCCTGTAGACTGGTGTTCATGGCCTATGCGCTTTAGATTTCAATTTGAGTCTAAAGTAATCCCCGATCATCTTGACCTCTATGGAAGATTGACTATAAATAAGAGATTCGGCAAAATAATGTATTTTGGTGTGGGTTCAAATCCCCATGATTGGTATAATGCCTATGCGGCTCACCAAGGTGGTGATACTACTCCCAGACTGGAAAACCTTTATGTAATAGCCAAACCACCATATTTCTCAAAAAAATTACCTATAAAATTATGGTTTGGAAGGCTTCCTGGTTATGAAGGACCTCCTACCAGGGCCAGAAATACTATATTTCCCAGATTATTTGTGGATTCAGAAATTGAAGGAGGTTTAATCAATTTAGAACTACCAGAATTTCCTTTTGAAAAGAAATTAACTAAGATTCAGCACAAATTTTTGGGGGAACCTACTGAACCCACAAAAACTGAAAAGGAAAGAAACCTTAGGAAAATTGCCAGGTCTAAATATTTTAAAAAATTAAAGGCCCAAAATGAATTGTATATTGGATATTTGAAATACGCTGATGTAGGCCTTACCGGACCAGGGGGTCATTTTGATGACCTATTAGGCATAAACAAGGGGCCAGATTCTAACTGCTTTATCTCTCAGCTTCAACTTAAGTTGACTAAAGATACCCAGATATTTTTCAACTATACATACATGCACAGTTATTATATGCCCCGTTACTCTTTTTATATAACCCAGGGGCATAATTTCAGGTGGGATGAAGCGTATGTTGATGAACTGGGTAACCAGCTTGTTATTCCTTATATCAAGCCAAAACCTTATCATTTGGGAGGAATTTGGCTGGATACCCAGATTTGGCGTTTTCAGGTATATGGTGCATATTATTGGAGTCACTTTGCAATCGCTCCTCATAAGCATAGATGGACATTTTCTGAAGAAGGATGGGCTGCACTTCAAGAGCAAGGAATAAATCCAGAAGACTATGGTTATGAAAAAGTAGGGGAACGGACTTACGAAAAGAAGTTCAAGGGAGACAATTATCCTGGTCATGCCTGGTTTATAGGCTTCAATACTGGCAATCTGATTCATGACAAAATAGTGCTTTGGGTGGATATGACCAGGGGGAGTAAATACTGGATAAATCCCTTTAACTGTAAAGGCTATAGGAGAAAGGGAACAGTCCATTATCTTTCAAATAATTATTTTTATAACCCAAACTTTAGTAACGACACTATTGTTGCTGGATATTTTCCTTTCAGTGCCAGGGTGCTGGATGTATGTCTTACATATTATTTCCACCCTAGAACCTATCTTCTTTTGGGAACCATGTATTTTAATTTTGACGCCCCTAGAAAGAGAGCAGAGGATTTTATCCTAGGTTGTTCAGGCCGTAAATCCTACTGGTATCCTCACATTGAATGGAAGATATTCTTTTAA
- the pheA gene encoding prephenate dehydratase, with protein sequence MNAQELENLRKKIDTLDENILKLLNQRAKIAFKVGALKSKNNLSFWDPKREQEIFNRIEKLNTGPLPNQALFSIFHEIITATRELQHPTKVAFLGPETTFSHMAAIKHFGKTALFYPLPTIKDVFWEVEKGQYDYGVVPVENSIEGTVAYTLDLFMQSELKVCGEIYLKINHYLASLTHKKENIEKIYAHPQAVAQCRNWLSHHFPKIAVEEVRSTALAAQKAKDDPKSAAITTKLAIEKYGLNVLEKYIEDFAHNTTRFWIIGQTSLHPTGQDITSLIFAIPDKPGALYQALKPFAERQINLTKLESRPMKSLPWHYLFFVNLDGHCSESPVKDALNELKKICAHLKILGSYPKAYERK encoded by the coding sequence ATGAATGCCCAGGAATTAGAAAATTTAAGAAAGAAGATCGATACTTTGGATGAAAATATTTTAAAATTATTAAATCAGCGAGCCAAAATTGCCTTTAAAGTAGGTGCCTTAAAATCAAAAAATAATTTGAGTTTTTGGGATCCCAAGAGAGAACAGGAGATATTTAACCGCATTGAAAAACTCAATACTGGCCCCTTGCCTAACCAGGCATTATTTAGTATTTTCCACGAGATTATCACTGCTACTAGAGAATTACAACATCCTACTAAGGTTGCCTTTTTAGGACCTGAAACTACCTTTAGTCACATGGCAGCCATCAAACATTTTGGTAAAACAGCACTTTTTTATCCTCTTCCCACTATTAAAGATGTATTTTGGGAGGTAGAAAAGGGACAGTATGATTATGGCGTAGTGCCTGTGGAAAACTCAATTGAAGGCACGGTGGCTTATACCTTAGATTTGTTTATGCAATCAGAATTGAAGGTTTGTGGAGAGATATACCTAAAAATCAATCATTACCTGGCTTCTCTTACCCATAAAAAGGAAAATATAGAAAAAATATATGCTCATCCCCAAGCAGTAGCTCAATGCCGAAACTGGCTTTCTCACCATTTTCCAAAAATCGCAGTAGAAGAAGTGCGAAGCACTGCCTTAGCTGCCCAAAAGGCAAAAGATGACCCTAAATCCGCAGCTATAACTACCAAACTGGCCATAGAAAAATATGGACTTAATGTCTTGGAAAAATACATAGAAGATTTTGCTCATAATACCACTCGTTTCTGGATTATTGGACAAACTTCTCTTCATCCTACAGGTCAGGACATTACTTCTTTAATCTTTGCTATTCCAGATAAGCCTGGGGCACTTTATCAGGCCTTAAAACCATTTGCGGAGCGTCAAATCAACTTGACTAAATTGGAATCACGGCCTATGAAAAGTCTTCCTTGGCACTATCTGTTTTTTGTTAATTTAGATGGACATTGTTCAGAAAGTCCAGTAAAAGATGCCCTCAATGAGTTAAAAAAAATATGTGCCCACTTAAAGATTTTGGGTTCATACCCTAAGGCGTATGAAAGAAAGTAG